A single Paratractidigestivibacter faecalis DNA region contains:
- the recF gene encoding DNA replication/repair protein RecF (All proteins in this family for which functions are known are DNA-binding proteins that assist the filamentation of RecA onto DNA for the initiation of recombination or recombinational repair.) — MGLLVKTLELQDFRSFGEKVVGLAPATTILCGPNAAGKTNTVEALQLLTAGYSFRHPTPAQLVREGAQTARASARLEGDGRVVDLRCDVVSGRRQFFRNGKRIQASEVSGTLMSVLFTPDDLQLVKRSASFRRDELDDFGRQANRGFASVLATYTRSIEQRNRLLKEERPDLDLLDAWDASVALGGATLLHGRLRLFERLRAKVCEVYGELAAGEGLECRYLCSLGEEALGLSKDELRELFCARLAAARPDDLRRQQTTVGPHRDDVAFLIEGRDARAYGSQGQQRSVVLALKMAEVLLSAEVVGNQPLLLLDDVMSELDERRREAVTRFARRGVQTVITTTNLGYFSPELLDGAEVVGYGD, encoded by the coding sequence CTTCAGGAGCTTTGGGGAGAAGGTCGTCGGCCTCGCGCCGGCGACCACCATCCTGTGCGGCCCCAACGCGGCGGGCAAGACCAACACCGTCGAGGCCCTGCAGCTGCTGACGGCCGGCTACTCCTTCAGGCACCCCACGCCAGCCCAGCTGGTGCGCGAGGGTGCCCAGACCGCCCGCGCCTCGGCGCGCCTGGAGGGGGACGGCCGCGTGGTCGACCTGCGCTGCGACGTGGTCTCGGGCCGCAGGCAGTTCTTCCGCAACGGAAAGCGCATCCAGGCCTCCGAGGTCTCCGGCACCCTGATGAGTGTGCTCTTTACCCCCGACGACCTGCAGCTGGTCAAGCGCAGCGCCTCCTTCCGGCGAGACGAGCTCGACGACTTTGGCCGTCAGGCAAACCGCGGCTTTGCGAGCGTGCTGGCAACCTACACGCGTTCCATCGAGCAGAGGAACCGCCTGCTCAAGGAGGAGAGGCCCGACCTTGACCTGCTGGACGCATGGGACGCCTCGGTGGCCCTGGGCGGCGCCACGCTGCTCCACGGCCGCCTACGGCTCTTCGAGCGGCTGCGGGCCAAGGTCTGCGAGGTCTACGGCGAGCTTGCCGCGGGGGAGGGCCTGGAGTGCCGCTACCTCTGCAGCCTGGGCGAAGAGGCCCTGGGCCTCTCCAAGGACGAGCTGCGAGAGCTCTTCTGTGCCCGCCTTGCCGCGGCGCGCCCCGACGACCTGCGCCGCCAGCAGACCACGGTGGGCCCGCACCGCGACGACGTGGCGTTTCTCATCGAGGGCCGCGACGCCCGCGCATACGGCAGCCAGGGCCAGCAGCGCTCCGTGGTGTTGGCGCTCAAGATGGCCGAGGTGCTGCTCTCGGCCGAGGTGGTGGGCAACCAGCCGCTGCTGCTCCTGGACGACGTCATGAGCGAGCTTGACGAGCGCCGCCGCGAGGCCGTCACGCGCTTTGCCCGGCGCGGCGTGCAGACGGTCATCACCACCACCAACCTGGGGTACTTCTCGCCTGAGCTGCTGGACGGGGCGGAGGTGGTTGGCTATGGCGACTGA
- the gyrB gene encoding DNA topoisomerase (ATP-hydrolyzing) subunit B produces the protein MAKKNSYDGSEIKILEGLEAVRKRPGMYIGSTSASGLHHLVYEIVDNAVDEALAGFCNKIQVTIHADNSITVVDNGRGIPVDKHPIKKIPTLEVVLTILHAGGKFDNAAYKVSGGLHGVGSSVVNALSKRLVVQVKRDGNIYEMEFARGKTVKKMTVVGKSQATGTTITFWPDDEIFETTVYSFDTLHDRLQEMAFLNRDLKIVLTDERELTPRVEEFCYSGGIIDFVKFLNEGKEVADGLKRPIYLEGKNEADNPAKRGEVEVAIQWNTSYSENVMSFANNIYTPEGGMHLEGFRTALTRVVNDYARKQNILKEKDANLTGDDIREGLTAIVSVKLGDPQFEGQTKAKLGSSFMRPLVMKVVSDGLAEYLEEHPKQGRTIVNKAMQASKARTAARKAREATRRKSLLETAHLPGKLADCSVRDAELTELFIVEGDSAGGSAKDGRRRDIQAILPLRGKILNVERVGDHRAFSSDTIQALITAIGTGVTNASGDGGDFDISKARYHKIIIMTDADVDGAHIRILLLTFFYKYMRPLIDAGYVYAACPPIFGIKVRKKIYYVYPNGKEPEEDILRRKIRELGFDYDNDEEVEDSTNGKVKKKKRPYTVQRYKGLGEMDPKQLASTTMDPRTRILQRVTIEDASAAERAVRELMGNQVEYRREYIERHAHDARFLDA, from the coding sequence GTGGCAAAGAAGAACAGCTACGACGGCAGCGAGATCAAGATCCTCGAGGGTCTTGAGGCCGTTCGCAAGCGCCCGGGCATGTACATCGGCTCGACGAGCGCCAGCGGACTGCACCACCTGGTGTACGAGATCGTGGACAACGCCGTTGACGAGGCCCTTGCCGGCTTCTGCAACAAGATCCAGGTGACCATCCACGCCGACAACTCCATCACCGTCGTAGACAACGGCCGCGGCATCCCCGTGGACAAGCACCCCATCAAGAAGATTCCGACCCTTGAGGTCGTCCTGACCATCCTGCATGCGGGCGGCAAGTTCGACAACGCCGCCTACAAGGTCTCCGGCGGCCTGCACGGCGTGGGCAGCTCCGTCGTCAACGCCCTCTCCAAGCGCCTCGTGGTGCAGGTCAAGCGCGACGGCAACATCTACGAGATGGAGTTTGCCCGCGGCAAGACCGTCAAGAAGATGACCGTGGTGGGCAAGTCCCAGGCCACGGGCACCACCATCACCTTCTGGCCCGACGACGAGATCTTCGAGACCACGGTCTACAGCTTTGACACGCTGCACGACCGCCTGCAGGAGATGGCCTTCCTCAACCGCGACCTCAAGATCGTGCTCACCGACGAGCGTGAGCTCACCCCGCGCGTGGAGGAGTTCTGCTACTCCGGCGGCATCATCGACTTCGTGAAGTTCCTGAACGAGGGCAAGGAGGTTGCCGACGGCCTCAAGCGCCCCATCTACCTGGAGGGCAAGAACGAGGCGGACAACCCCGCCAAGCGCGGTGAGGTCGAGGTGGCCATCCAGTGGAACACCTCCTACTCCGAGAACGTCATGAGCTTTGCCAACAACATCTACACCCCCGAGGGCGGCATGCACCTCGAGGGCTTCCGCACGGCGCTCACCCGCGTGGTCAACGACTACGCCCGCAAGCAGAACATCCTCAAGGAGAAGGACGCCAACCTCACCGGCGACGACATCCGCGAGGGCCTGACGGCCATTGTCTCCGTCAAGCTGGGAGACCCGCAGTTCGAGGGCCAGACAAAGGCCAAGCTGGGCAGCTCCTTCATGCGCCCGCTGGTCATGAAGGTGGTCTCCGACGGCCTTGCCGAGTACCTCGAGGAGCACCCCAAGCAGGGCCGCACCATCGTCAACAAGGCCATGCAGGCCTCCAAGGCCCGCACCGCCGCCCGCAAGGCCCGCGAGGCCACGCGCCGCAAGTCCCTCCTGGAGACCGCGCACCTTCCCGGCAAGCTGGCGGACTGCTCCGTCCGAGACGCAGAGCTCACCGAGCTCTTCATCGTGGAGGGCGACTCGGCAGGCGGCTCGGCCAAGGACGGCCGTCGCCGAGACATCCAGGCAATTCTCCCCTTGCGCGGCAAGATCTTGAACGTGGAGCGCGTGGGTGACCACCGCGCCTTCTCGAGCGACACCATCCAGGCGCTCATCACCGCCATCGGCACCGGCGTGACCAACGCGTCCGGCGACGGCGGGGACTTCGACATCTCCAAGGCGCGCTACCACAAGATCATCATCATGACCGATGCAGACGTCGACGGCGCGCACATCCGCATCCTGCTGCTGACGTTCTTCTACAAGTACATGCGCCCGCTCATCGACGCCGGCTACGTCTACGCCGCCTGCCCGCCCATCTTTGGCATCAAGGTGCGCAAGAAGATCTACTACGTCTACCCCAACGGCAAGGAGCCGGAGGAGGACATCCTGCGCCGCAAGATCCGCGAGCTGGGCTTTGACTACGACAACGACGAGGAGGTGGAGGACTCCACCAACGGCAAGGTCAAGAAGAAGAAGCGCCCGTACACCGTCCAACGCTACAAGGGCCTTGGCGAGATGGACCCCAAGCAGCTGGCCTCCACCACCATGGACCCGCGCACCCGCATCCTGCAACGCGTGACCATCGAGGACGCCTCTGCCGCCGAGCGAGCCGTGCGCGAGCTCATGGGCAACCAGGTGGAGTACCGCCGCGAGTACATCGAGCGCCACGCCCACGACGCGCGCTTCCTTGACGCGTAG
- the gyrA gene encoding DNA gyrase subunit A codes for MADDNINNGSSDEQLPEDLRRLLDRAQADDSGEDVYDPDAEGEDADDDDDDGELEEEFGDGGRGEATGETDEHGGTLQISEFGHEMRQSFIEYSMSVITARALPDVRDGLKPVHRRILYAMNESGIFPNRPHKKSAWTVGEVIGKYHPHGDYAVYEAMVRLAQWFSVRTPLVDGHGNFGNIDGDGAAAMRYTESRLAKPAMELLRDLQKDTVDWQPNYDESLQEPQVLPARFPNLLVNGSSGIAVGMATNIPPHNLGEAVEATCMLIDNPDATVDELMTVMPGPDFPTGAVIMGTDGIREAYETGRGSITVRAKAHVETTKTGRSRLVFTEIPYQVNKGALQEKIAQLVNEKRIEGVSDMRDESNQKGIRLVIELKKDIIPQVVLNNLYKFTQLQTTFGVNNLALVHGVPKCLSLREILQNYIEHQVEVVTRRTRFDLKKAQARAHILEGYLMALDNIDEVIHIIRSSRTDAEASQRLIERFGFSVEQTTAILEMRLRRLTGLSRDQIEEELAGLRRAIAYYEDLLANPEKILAVIKDEMREISRKFSDKRRTEISTEGTKELNVEDLIADEDMVVTVTHAGYVKRTPVATYRSQKRGGKGVQGVNLKDEDFVEELFVASTHDYVLFFSNKGKVYRLKVHELPIGARTARGSAIVNLVPFADGEKIAAVITCRSFPEDEYLMFATTSGTVKKTSMSAYDRTRRDGIIAIKLRADDELVNVRRVKEGEKVMLVSTDGKAIMFPESDVRPMGRDTSGVRGITLKGDAKMLGMEITNGNGDLFVITEKGYGKRTPVSEYPEHKRGGQGVYTITMTVKKGNLVACRIVGPQHELMIMSNEGVIIRVKVKDISRLGRSTQGVKIMNMADKDSVSTIARMAVRTKKAAKADGGQGALDLASAGAADADEEEPVDLGDGEELSEDLLDGDDE; via the coding sequence GTGGCAGACGACAACATCAACAACGGCAGCTCCGACGAGCAGCTTCCCGAGGACCTGAGGCGCCTTCTGGACCGCGCCCAGGCCGACGACTCCGGCGAGGACGTCTACGACCCCGACGCCGAGGGCGAGGACGCGGACGACGATGACGACGACGGCGAGCTCGAGGAGGAGTTCGGCGACGGCGGACGCGGCGAGGCCACCGGCGAGACCGACGAGCACGGCGGCACCCTGCAGATCTCCGAGTTCGGCCACGAGATGCGCCAGTCGTTCATCGAGTACTCCATGTCCGTCATCACGGCGCGCGCCCTCCCGGACGTGCGCGACGGTCTGAAGCCCGTCCACAGGCGCATCCTGTACGCCATGAACGAGTCCGGCATCTTCCCCAACCGCCCGCACAAGAAGAGTGCGTGGACGGTCGGCGAGGTCATCGGCAAGTACCACCCGCACGGTGACTACGCTGTCTACGAGGCCATGGTCCGCCTGGCCCAGTGGTTCTCCGTGAGGACGCCCCTGGTCGACGGCCACGGCAACTTCGGCAACATCGACGGCGACGGCGCCGCCGCAATGCGTTACACCGAGTCCCGCCTGGCCAAGCCCGCCATGGAGCTGCTGCGCGACCTGCAGAAGGACACCGTGGACTGGCAGCCCAACTACGACGAGTCCCTCCAGGAGCCGCAGGTCCTGCCCGCGCGCTTCCCCAACCTGCTGGTCAACGGCTCGTCGGGCATCGCCGTCGGCATGGCCACCAACATTCCGCCGCACAACCTGGGCGAGGCCGTCGAGGCCACCTGCATGCTCATCGACAATCCCGACGCCACCGTCGACGAGCTCATGACCGTCATGCCCGGTCCGGACTTCCCGACCGGCGCCGTCATCATGGGCACCGACGGCATCCGCGAGGCCTACGAGACCGGCCGCGGCTCCATCACCGTGCGTGCCAAGGCCCACGTGGAGACCACCAAGACCGGCCGCAGCCGCCTGGTGTTCACCGAGATTCCGTATCAGGTCAACAAGGGCGCCCTGCAGGAGAAGATTGCCCAGCTGGTCAACGAGAAGCGCATCGAGGGCGTCTCCGACATGCGCGACGAGTCAAACCAGAAGGGCATCCGCCTGGTCATCGAGCTCAAGAAGGACATCATCCCGCAGGTCGTGCTCAACAACCTGTACAAGTTCACGCAGCTCCAGACCACCTTTGGCGTCAACAACCTGGCGCTTGTCCACGGCGTGCCCAAGTGCCTCTCCCTGCGCGAGATCCTGCAGAACTACATCGAGCACCAGGTCGAGGTCGTCACCCGTCGCACCCGCTTTGACCTCAAGAAGGCCCAGGCCCGCGCGCACATCCTCGAGGGCTACCTCATGGCCCTCGACAACATCGACGAGGTCATCCACATCATCCGCTCCAGCCGCACCGACGCCGAGGCCTCCCAGCGCCTCATTGAGCGCTTCGGCTTCTCCGTGGAGCAGACCACGGCCATCCTCGAGATGCGCCTGCGCCGCCTGACCGGCCTCTCCCGCGACCAGATCGAGGAGGAGCTGGCGGGCCTGCGCCGCGCCATCGCCTACTACGAGGACCTTCTCGCCAACCCCGAGAAGATCCTGGCGGTCATCAAGGACGAGATGCGCGAGATCAGCCGCAAGTTCTCCGACAAGCGCCGCACCGAGATCTCCACCGAGGGCACCAAGGAGCTCAACGTGGAGGACCTCATCGCCGACGAGGACATGGTGGTCACGGTCACCCACGCCGGCTACGTCAAGCGCACGCCGGTTGCCACCTATCGCAGCCAGAAACGCGGCGGCAAGGGCGTCCAGGGCGTCAACCTCAAGGACGAGGACTTCGTGGAGGAGCTCTTTGTTGCCTCCACCCACGACTACGTGCTGTTCTTCTCCAACAAGGGCAAGGTCTACCGCCTGAAGGTCCACGAGCTGCCCATCGGGGCCCGCACCGCCCGCGGCAGCGCCATCGTGAACCTCGTGCCGTTTGCCGATGGCGAGAAGATCGCCGCCGTCATCACGTGCCGCTCCTTCCCCGAGGACGAGTACCTGATGTTTGCGACCACGTCCGGCACCGTGAAGAAGACCTCCATGAGCGCCTACGACCGCACCCGCCGCGACGGCATCATCGCCATCAAGCTGCGCGCCGACGACGAGCTGGTCAACGTCCGCCGCGTCAAGGAGGGCGAGAAGGTCATGCTCGTCTCCACTGACGGCAAGGCCATCATGTTCCCCGAGAGCGACGTGCGCCCGATGGGCCGCGACACCTCCGGCGTCCGCGGCATCACCCTCAAGGGCGACGCCAAGATGCTGGGCATGGAGATCACCAACGGCAACGGTGACCTCTTCGTCATCACCGAGAAGGGCTACGGCAAGCGCACGCCGGTCTCCGAGTACCCGGAGCACAAGCGCGGCGGCCAGGGCGTCTACACCATCACGATGACGGTGAAGAAGGGCAACCTGGTTGCGTGCCGCATCGTGGGCCCGCAGCACGAGCTGATGATCATGTCCAACGAGGGCGTCATCATCCGCGTGAAGGTCAAGGACATCAGCCGCCTTGGTCGCTCCACGCAGGGCGTGAAGATCATGAACATGGCGGACAAGGACAGCGTGTCCACCATCGCCCGCATGGCGGTCCGCACGAAGAAGGCCGCCAAGGCCGATGGCGGTCAGGGCGCTCTTGACCTGGCCTCCGCCGGCGCCGCCGATGCTGACGAGGAAGAGCCCGTCGACCTTGGCGACGGCGAGGAGCTGTCCGAGGACCTTCTCGACGGCGACGACGAGTAG
- a CDS encoding bifunctional nuclease family protein yields the protein MSLRRMDIKSVVIGGGPVASLVVLCPQERKTGEGAIKLPIRIGTVEASAISMGVERPEGGRPMTHDLLVNAVVALGGKVASVRVTSVSGTTFYAQVELVAADGSHEYLDARPSDAIALAVRTGAPVYAEESVLTTAALPDFAAVEKDEREAELAEFHQFVESLSPEDFNVPTDGNADGQ from the coding sequence TTGTCACTCAGAAGGATGGACATAAAGTCGGTCGTCATCGGAGGAGGCCCCGTCGCCTCCCTGGTGGTCCTCTGCCCGCAGGAGCGCAAGACCGGCGAGGGCGCCATCAAGCTGCCCATTCGCATCGGAACGGTCGAGGCCTCGGCCATCAGCATGGGCGTCGAGCGCCCCGAGGGCGGCAGGCCCATGACGCACGACCTTCTGGTCAACGCCGTGGTGGCGCTCGGCGGAAAGGTCGCCAGCGTCCGCGTGACGTCGGTCAGCGGCACCACGTTCTACGCCCAGGTGGAGCTTGTCGCCGCAGACGGCAGCCACGAGTACCTGGACGCCCGCCCCTCCGACGCCATCGCCCTGGCCGTGCGCACGGGCGCCCCGGTCTATGCCGAGGAGTCCGTCCTCACCACCGCCGCGCTCCCGGACTTTGCCGCGGTGGAGAAGGACGAGCGGGAGGCCGAGCTGGCCGAGTTCCACCAGTTCGTCGAGAGCCTCTCCCCCGAGGACTTCAACGTCCCCACCGACGGCAACGCAGACGGCCAGTGA
- a CDS encoding helix-turn-helix transcriptional regulator, whose translation MSEASKSHRADCPHAASWPLLIETAAFALYFFTWKLCMAVTLARVPRLAKVGVLGSAYALLLAFTGLGYVLFWVARSYLPSPKERKSLAAVVLAFCFGGSIVMMTTQRIEILLAASCVTVLALGYTGGGIHYGFSLVSYGSEFSGRALGIGMGASSLLQYVVEAMGLTPVAFVICVVLSLFTIMWLATRPAKRWRRDQDSAAKQAPTVGRRPITILVIAAVAMTLDYGLLDSVLVWKYASGKIVTAGLSKIINALSLPLVGALFDLKKGNLRSLITVCAMFLIAVATPAAAEDEWAGVATVMAGVYGAFYVMYLSATFMRIAPDTSRPEVIASVGRVVSCLMGAVGALFARPFFESCGVVATVGVSCLLSIICLLVLLRDIAWGVVKGLGGEGGAAFGGDLPQPSGPSRVEALDTYIEKLGLTAREAQVCGFLLSTDLGVQEIADELFISRRVAQRHIASIYEKAGVTTRIGLYRDFDAWFDEGAN comes from the coding sequence ATGAGCGAGGCTAGCAAGTCCCATCGTGCCGACTGTCCCCATGCCGCATCCTGGCCCCTCTTGATTGAGACGGCGGCGTTCGCACTCTACTTCTTCACCTGGAAGCTCTGTATGGCCGTGACGCTTGCCCGTGTGCCTCGTTTGGCGAAGGTTGGCGTCCTTGGCTCTGCATATGCGCTTCTGCTGGCTTTCACGGGCCTTGGCTATGTCCTGTTCTGGGTTGCCCGCTCCTATCTGCCTAGCCCAAAAGAGAGGAAGAGCTTGGCGGCAGTCGTCCTTGCGTTCTGCTTCGGCGGCTCTATCGTGATGATGACCACCCAACGCATCGAGATTCTTCTCGCTGCGAGTTGCGTGACGGTTCTTGCGCTCGGCTACACCGGCGGAGGCATTCACTACGGATTTAGCCTGGTGTCTTATGGCAGCGAATTCTCCGGCAGGGCCCTCGGAATTGGGATGGGTGCGTCTTCTCTGCTTCAATATGTTGTCGAGGCGATGGGACTGACACCCGTTGCGTTTGTCATCTGTGTGGTCCTGAGTTTGTTCACCATCATGTGGTTGGCAACGCGCCCCGCCAAGAGGTGGCGGCGCGATCAGGACTCCGCCGCGAAGCAGGCTCCCACCGTGGGGAGGCGCCCTATCACCATCCTCGTGATTGCCGCGGTTGCCATGACCCTCGACTATGGTCTTCTCGATAGCGTTCTCGTCTGGAAGTATGCGAGTGGCAAGATCGTCACTGCGGGTCTGTCTAAGATCATCAATGCGCTGTCCCTCCCGCTTGTGGGCGCGCTCTTTGACCTAAAGAAGGGTAATCTCAGATCCCTCATCACGGTGTGCGCGATGTTTCTCATCGCTGTGGCAACGCCCGCTGCCGCGGAGGACGAGTGGGCGGGTGTGGCCACCGTCATGGCGGGGGTCTACGGTGCCTTCTACGTCATGTATCTCAGTGCGACCTTCATGAGAATCGCGCCGGATACGTCGCGCCCGGAGGTCATCGCGAGCGTGGGTAGAGTCGTCAGCTGCCTCATGGGTGCCGTTGGTGCGTTGTTCGCGCGGCCTTTCTTCGAGTCGTGCGGCGTGGTGGCGACGGTGGGCGTGTCGTGTCTGCTCTCGATCATCTGCCTTCTGGTCCTTCTTCGCGACATTGCCTGGGGCGTCGTGAAGGGCCTGGGGGGGGAGGGTGGCGCGGCGTTTGGCGGTGACCTTCCGCAGCCTTCCGGCCCGTCACGCGTGGAGGCCCTCGATACCTATATTGAGAAGCTCGGCCTTACCGCCCGAGAGGCGCAAGTGTGCGGCTTCCTCCTCTCCACAGACCTTGGCGTTCAGGAGATAGCCGATGAGCTTTTTATCTCTCGGCGCGTCGCCCAGCGACACATCGCTTCCATCTACGAGAAGGCGGGAGTGACCACACGCATTGGCCTCTATCGCGATTTTGATGCCTGGTTTGACGAGGGTGCCAACTAA